A part of Paenibacillus sp. 481 genomic DNA contains:
- a CDS encoding cold shock domain-containing protein, giving the protein MQGKVKWFNAEKGYGFIETAEGNDVFVHFSAIQSDGFKTLEEGQSVEFDIVEGARGPQAANVIKL; this is encoded by the coding sequence ATGCAAGGTAAAGTAAAATGGTTCAATGCTGAAAAAGGCTACGGCTTCATCGAAACAGCAGAAGGCAACGACGTATTCGTTCACTTCTCCGCTATCCAATCCGACGGCTTCAAGACTTTGGAAGAGGGTCAATCCGTTGAGTTCGACATCGTTGAAGGCGCTCGTGGTCCTCAAGCAGCTAACGTAATCAAATTGTAA
- the hpf gene encoding ribosome hibernation-promoting factor, HPF/YfiA family — MNFKVRGQHIEVTDALLDYVEKKLSRLERYFETPLTSDVNVTLSVIRDLHIVEVTIPLPNLMLRAEDRSKDMYSSIDSVLDKLERQIRKHKTKVNRKLRVAGSVNQLFAEDAAAQVAVDEHEDELEVVRMKRFTLKPMDVEEAILQMNMIGHSFFVFSNSDTKEVSVVYRRDDGRYGLIEQG, encoded by the coding sequence ATGAATTTCAAAGTTCGAGGTCAACACATCGAGGTTACGGATGCTTTGCTCGATTATGTCGAGAAGAAGTTAAGCCGGCTAGAGAGGTATTTTGAAACTCCCCTTACATCTGATGTCAATGTGACGCTGAGCGTTATTCGCGATTTGCACATTGTCGAGGTGACAATTCCACTGCCTAACTTGATGTTGCGGGCAGAGGATCGCAGTAAAGACATGTACTCATCTATTGATTCGGTTCTAGACAAGTTGGAGCGCCAAATTCGCAAGCATAAGACGAAAGTCAACCGCAAATTGCGTGTAGCTGGCAGCGTGAATCAACTGTTTGCCGAAGATGCAGCGGCGCAAGTGGCTGTAGATGAGCACGAGGACGAGTTGGAAGTCGTTCGGATGAAGCGTTTTACGCTGAAGCCGATGGACGTGGAAGAAGCTATTTTGCAAATGAATATGATAGGACATAGCTTTTTCGTCTTCTCCAATTCGGATACAAAGGAAGTCAGTGTCGTGTATCGTCGCGATGACGGACGTTATGGATTAATAGAACAAGGCTAA
- the secA gene encoding preprotein translocase subunit SecA — MLGLVKKLFGDANEREVKRLMKTVELINSMEPELQKLSDEQLRAKTEEFRARIEKGDTLEQLLPEAFATVREASKRVLGKRHYDVQLLGGVALHEGKIAEMKTGEGKTLVGTLPVYLNALSSKGVHVVTVNDYLASRDSNEMGQIYNFLGMTVGLNLSGMSHEMKQDAYACDITYGTNNEYGFDYLRDNMVLYQEQMVQRPLNFAIIDEVDSILVDEARTPLIISGQAAKSTDLYFAADRFVSRLKIEDDFTIDVKTRQVALTEAGVAKAEKAFGIENMYDIKNVTLNHHVQQALRAHSIMRRDVDYVISEGEIVIVDEFTGRMMAGRRYSDGLHQAIEAKESLEVQNESMTLATITFQNYFRMYRKLSGMTGTAKTEEEEFKSIYGLEVLQIPTNKPNQRQDLPDVVYKSEMAKYRAAVDEIVERYKKKQPILVGTVSIENSELLSDMLHKKGVQHKVLNAKFHAEEAEIISRAGQAGSVTIATNMAGRGTDILLGEDVPAVGGLHIIGTERHESRRIDNQLRGRAGRQGDPGSSQFYLSLEDELMRRFGADNVLGMMERLGFEEDQPIESKLITRAVESAQKRVEGNNFDMRKVVLQYDDVMNQQREIIYRQRRDVLESENIRQIVMDMIKPCVERIVDAHCSEEEVPENWELEEVISYMHRHLLEEGSLTKDDLWGKEKEEIVEYLFGKIVHIYNEREEHLGEELVREFEKVVVLRAVDSKWMDHIDAMDHLRQGIHLRAYGGTDPLREYQFEGYEMFNAMIFAIQEEVANYIMKSRVEQNVERQSVVEESQISTNAEPEVKRPVTKDEGTGRNEPCPCGSGKKYKQCHGKQG, encoded by the coding sequence ATGTTAGGACTTGTGAAAAAATTATTTGGTGACGCTAATGAACGCGAAGTGAAGCGGTTAATGAAAACTGTTGAGCTGATTAACAGCATGGAGCCGGAATTACAGAAGTTGTCGGACGAGCAATTGCGCGCGAAGACAGAAGAATTCCGTGCGCGCATAGAGAAAGGCGACACGTTGGAGCAGTTGCTGCCTGAAGCATTTGCGACGGTGCGTGAAGCATCCAAACGCGTACTCGGCAAGCGTCATTACGATGTTCAGCTATTGGGCGGTGTGGCGCTGCACGAAGGTAAGATTGCGGAGATGAAAACAGGTGAAGGTAAGACGCTCGTCGGTACGCTTCCTGTTTATTTGAATGCACTCTCAAGCAAAGGTGTTCACGTAGTTACCGTCAATGATTACTTGGCATCGCGTGATAGCAACGAGATGGGACAGATTTATAACTTCTTGGGTATGACAGTAGGTTTGAACCTTTCTGGCATGAGCCACGAGATGAAGCAAGATGCATATGCTTGCGATATTACGTACGGTACGAACAACGAGTACGGTTTCGACTACTTGCGTGACAACATGGTGTTGTACCAAGAGCAAATGGTACAGCGTCCGTTGAACTTCGCTATTATTGACGAAGTTGACTCCATCCTCGTCGATGAAGCACGTACGCCGCTTATTATTTCGGGACAAGCAGCGAAGTCTACGGACTTGTATTTTGCTGCGGATCGCTTTGTTAGCCGCTTGAAGATTGAGGATGACTTCACGATTGACGTGAAGACTCGCCAAGTTGCGCTTACAGAGGCTGGTGTGGCGAAAGCGGAGAAAGCATTCGGTATCGAGAATATGTACGATATCAAAAATGTAACGCTTAATCACCACGTGCAGCAAGCATTGCGCGCGCATTCGATTATGCGCCGTGACGTTGACTATGTCATTAGCGAAGGCGAAATCGTCATCGTCGATGAGTTTACGGGCCGTATGATGGCTGGTCGTCGTTATAGCGACGGTTTGCATCAAGCGATCGAGGCAAAGGAATCGCTCGAAGTTCAGAACGAGAGCATGACACTTGCAACGATTACGTTCCAGAACTACTTCCGTATGTACCGCAAGCTGTCAGGTATGACAGGTACAGCGAAGACAGAGGAAGAAGAATTTAAGAGCATTTACGGTTTGGAAGTTCTCCAAATACCGACGAATAAACCGAACCAACGTCAAGACTTGCCGGATGTTGTGTATAAGTCTGAAATGGCTAAATACCGTGCTGCGGTTGATGAAATCGTGGAGCGTTATAAGAAGAAGCAGCCTATTCTCGTAGGTACAGTTTCCATTGAGAATTCAGAGTTATTGTCGGATATGCTTCACAAAAAAGGTGTTCAGCACAAAGTCTTGAACGCGAAGTTCCACGCAGAGGAAGCTGAAATTATTTCCCGTGCAGGACAAGCTGGTTCCGTTACAATTGCAACGAACATGGCTGGTCGTGGTACGGACATTTTGTTGGGCGAAGACGTTCCAGCAGTGGGCGGTCTTCATATTATCGGTACAGAGCGCCACGAGAGCCGTCGTATCGATAACCAGTTGCGTGGTCGTGCAGGTCGTCAAGGTGACCCGGGTTCATCCCAGTTCTACTTGTCGCTTGAAGATGAGTTGATGCGTCGTTTCGGTGCGGACAACGTACTTGGCATGATGGAGCGCCTCGGCTTCGAGGAAGACCAGCCAATCGAGTCCAAGCTGATTACACGTGCTGTAGAATCTGCTCAAAAGCGTGTTGAGGGTAACAACTTCGACATGCGTAAAGTCGTTCTTCAGTACGACGATGTTATGAACCAACAGCGTGAAATTATTTACCGTCAGCGCCGTGATGTGCTTGAATCGGAAAATATTCGTCAAATCGTGATGGATATGATTAAGCCTTGTGTCGAGCGTATCGTTGATGCGCATTGTAGCGAAGAAGAGGTTCCAGAGAACTGGGAGCTTGAAGAAGTTATTAGCTACATGCACCGCCATTTGCTTGAAGAGGGCTCTTTAACAAAAGATGACCTGTGGGGCAAAGAGAAGGAAGAGATCGTTGAGTATCTCTTTGGTAAGATCGTTCATATTTATAATGAGCGTGAAGAGCATCTTGGTGAAGAGCTTGTACGCGAATTCGAAAAAGTCGTTGTGCTGCGTGCTGTAGATTCGAAGTGGATGGATCATATTGATGCGATGGATCATTTGCGTCAAGGTATTCACTTGCGTGCTTACGGCGGTACAGATCCGCTGCGCGAGTACCAGTTCGAAGGCTATGAAATGTTTAACGCGATGATTTTTGCTATTCAAGAAGAAGTCGCTAACTACATTATGAAGTCTAGAGTCGAGCAGAACGTTGAGCGTCAATCTGTTGTAGAAGAGAGCCAGATTTCTACAAATGCAGAGCCAGAAGTGAAGCGTCCGGTAACAAAGGACGAGGGAACTGGTCGCAACGAGCCTTGCCCATGCGGCAGCGGTAAGAAGTATAAGCAGTGCCATGGTAAACAAGGGTAA
- the prfB gene encoding peptide chain release factor 2 (programmed frameshift) produces the protein MIDASVRHNLRDIATKLTNLRGSLDFDVKQEMIANFEEKMSAPDFWDDNERAQGIIAELNGIKGITDQYSALHQEYEDAQMMFELAEEEDDEDLASELGETVKQLLSKVENFELQLLLSETYDKYNAILELHPGAGGTESQDWGQMLLRMYTRWAEKRGFKVEVLDYLPGDEAGIKSVTLLIKGFNAYGYLKAEKGVHRLVRISPFDSSGRRHTSFVSCDVVPEITNDVDINIRTEDLKVDTYRASGAGGQHINTTDSAVRITHIPSGIVVTCQTERSQIKNRERAMTHLRSKLYERQIEEQQKQLAEIRGEQMDIAWGSQIRSYVFHPYSMVKDHRTQVETGNVGAVMDGDLDAFIEAYLRTLIKPTSET, from the exons ATGATCGACGCAAGCGTACGTCACAATTTGCGAGACATCGCAACGAAACTTACGAACCTTAGGGGGTCTCTT GACTTCGATGTGAAGCAAGAGATGATTGCGAATTTTGAAGAGAAAATGTCTGCGCCTGATTTCTGGGACGACAACGAGCGCGCCCAAGGTATTATTGCTGAGCTTAACGGCATTAAAGGAATTACAGACCAATATAGCGCGTTGCATCAAGAGTATGAAGATGCGCAAATGATGTTTGAACTGGCGGAAGAGGAAGATGATGAGGATTTAGCATCTGAACTAGGTGAGACAGTTAAGCAACTGTTAAGCAAAGTGGAGAACTTTGAACTTCAGTTGCTGCTTAGCGAAACTTACGATAAGTACAATGCGATCTTAGAGCTTCATCCAGGCGCTGGTGGTACCGAGTCGCAAGACTGGGGACAAATGCTACTACGCATGTATACCCGCTGGGCTGAGAAGCGTGGCTTTAAAGTAGAAGTGCTGGATTATTTGCCTGGTGATGAAGCAGGTATTAAGAGTGTAACGCTTCTGATCAAGGGCTTTAACGCCTACGGCTACTTAAAAGCGGAAAAAGGCGTCCATCGACTTGTCCGCATTTCGCCGTTTGATTCTTCTGGTCGTCGTCATACATCGTTCGTATCGTGCGACGTTGTCCCTGAAATTACGAACGATGTGGATATTAACATTCGTACAGAAGACTTGAAGGTCGACACGTATCGTGCAAGCGGTGCGGGCGGTCAGCACATTAATACGACTGACTCGGCAGTGCGGATTACGCACATCCCGTCGGGCATCGTCGTGACATGCCAAACGGAGCGCTCACAGATCAAGAACCGTGAGCGTGCGATGACGCACCTTCGCTCGAAGCTATATGAGCGCCAAATCGAGGAACAGCAAAAACAGCTTGCGGAAATCCGCGGCGAGCAGATGGATATCGCTTGGGGCAGCCAGATTCGCTCCTACGTGTTCCATCCTTACAGCATGGTTAAGGACCACCGGACGCAGGTGGAAACCGGTAACGTTGGCGCCGTCATGGACGGCGATCTCGATGCGTTTATTGAAGCGTACTTACGCACGCTAATTAAACCGACTTCAGAAACATAA
- a CDS encoding YitT family protein — translation MSSSSFTASKPRRRGAPLLAHNHPLRNVLEYGLILLGAFIMALSFNYLLLPNKIASGGISGLSIILQNQFGWNPAITQYAFNIPLFIVGIVLFGRQYGIRALVGSIALPTFVYLTSSIPVGTSNPLLASIFGGIGIGIGLGIVFRGRGSTGGNAITAQIVHTFLGISLPLSVAVCDGIIILLAGFLMSFESAMYALIGLFVMSKTLDAVQIGLGYTKVAFIITDDTDKMTDAVLHDLNRGLTKLHGEGGYTGEGRTVLMIVVGQTEVYKLKALVRSVDPSAFVIISNTNEVLGEGFKIHS, via the coding sequence ATGTCTAGTTCATCATTTACAGCGAGCAAACCGCGTCGTCGTGGTGCACCGCTTCTTGCGCACAATCATCCGTTGCGGAACGTGCTTGAATACGGACTCATTTTGTTAGGCGCTTTTATTATGGCACTAAGCTTTAACTACTTGCTGCTTCCGAACAAAATCGCTTCCGGAGGAATCTCGGGGTTATCTATCATTTTACAGAACCAGTTTGGTTGGAACCCAGCTATTACACAATACGCATTCAACATTCCGCTGTTTATTGTGGGGATTGTACTATTTGGGAGACAATATGGCATCCGTGCGCTAGTAGGCTCCATCGCGCTGCCGACATTCGTATACTTAACTAGTAGTATCCCAGTTGGAACATCCAATCCGCTGCTAGCGTCCATTTTTGGCGGAATTGGAATTGGAATTGGTCTTGGAATCGTGTTCCGTGGGCGTGGTTCTACAGGGGGCAACGCCATTACAGCACAAATTGTTCACACGTTCCTCGGCATTAGTTTGCCGCTATCTGTGGCTGTTTGCGACGGGATAATCATTTTACTTGCTGGTTTCTTGATGTCATTTGAGAGCGCTATGTATGCATTGATTGGATTGTTTGTCATGAGCAAGACATTGGATGCCGTGCAAATTGGACTCGGATATACGAAGGTTGCCTTTATTATTACAGACGATACGGACAAAATGACTGACGCTGTGCTGCATGATCTAAATCGCGGACTTACAAAGTTGCACGGTGAAGGTGGATATACGGGCGAAGGGCGTACGGTTTTGATGATCGTTGTCGGTCAGACCGAAGTGTACAAGTTGAAGGCGCTTGTTCGTTCTGTCGATCCGAGCGCGTTTGTCATAATTAGTAATACAAATGAAGTGCTTGGTGAAGGGTTCAAAATTCATTCATGA
- the argC gene encoding N-acetyl-gamma-glutamyl-phosphate reductase yields the protein MSSKEKLRIAVVGSTGYGGVELIRLLLTHPHTSLTSVISASSAGTLITEGYPHLHHILCDTLDGVDVDEIKSKADLVFTATPSGVSAKLVPQLLAAGLKVIDLSGDFRLKDAASYTQWYKHDEPDADTLAEATYGLCELYGEQVKGKRFISNPGCYPTATLLGLTPALKAGWIDPASIIVDAKSGVSGAGRGTSLMAHYSEINENLKVYKVNKHQHIPEIEQVLSDVQGSPVTITFTTHLTPMTRGIMSTMYAHINGQFSTADFISLYSEFYTGKPFVRIRPQGTWPATKEVFGSNYCDIGFAVDERTNRVTIISVIDNVVKGAAGQAVQNLNLMMGWEETLGLALTPVYP from the coding sequence ATGTCAAGCAAAGAAAAGTTGCGTATCGCTGTCGTCGGCTCGACGGGCTACGGGGGAGTGGAATTAATTCGGCTGTTGCTGACCCATCCACACACTAGTCTGACGTCCGTTATTTCGGCATCTAGCGCAGGTACGTTGATTACGGAAGGATACCCTCATTTGCATCATATTTTGTGTGACACCTTGGACGGTGTTGATGTAGACGAGATCAAGAGCAAGGCTGATTTGGTGTTTACGGCGACACCTTCTGGTGTAAGTGCAAAGCTGGTTCCACAACTATTGGCGGCAGGACTAAAAGTTATCGACTTGTCAGGTGATTTCAGGCTTAAAGACGCGGCGTCTTACACACAGTGGTATAAGCATGATGAGCCAGATGCCGACACGTTGGCAGAGGCGACTTATGGATTGTGTGAGCTATATGGGGAACAGGTGAAGGGAAAACGATTTATTTCGAATCCGGGTTGTTATCCGACGGCGACACTGCTTGGTCTTACACCTGCGTTAAAGGCAGGCTGGATCGATCCGGCATCAATTATTGTCGATGCCAAATCAGGCGTATCCGGCGCGGGTCGTGGCACAAGCTTAATGGCTCACTATAGTGAAATTAATGAGAATTTGAAAGTTTACAAAGTAAATAAACATCAACATATTCCCGAAATCGAGCAAGTGTTGTCGGATGTACAGGGCAGCCCTGTAACGATTACGTTCACGACGCATTTGACGCCGATGACGCGGGGAATTATGTCGACGATGTATGCACATATAAATGGTCAATTTTCGACAGCGGACTTTATCTCATTGTATTCCGAGTTTTATACAGGCAAACCGTTCGTGCGTATCCGTCCACAAGGGACGTGGCCGGCGACCAAAGAAGTGTTTGGATCTAATTATTGCGATATCGGCTTTGCTGTAGATGAACGGACAAATCGGGTAACGATCATCTCTGTTATCGATAATGTCGTGAAAGGTGCCGCTGGGCAAGCCGTACAGAACTTAAACTTGATGATGGGTTGGGAAGAAACGCTAGGTTTGGCGTTAACGCCTGTTTATCCATAA
- the argJ gene encoding bifunctional ornithine acetyltransferase/N-acetylglutamate synthase: MKQVNHTVQSKNLTEPAPINHSASSSGTLLYRVIEGSVTTPQGFQAGGLHCGLKKATRNDIGAIVCDVPAVAAAVYTTNSFQAAPLDVTRASLAEEGLLRAVIVNSGNANACTGKQGEADAYRMRSAFAEQLGVPAHHVAVASTGVIGQLLKMDCVEQGIAELPGNLQSGANGAEQFSQAILTTDLVKKEVCTVVRVNGLDVHIGGSAKGSGMIHPNMATMLGFVTTDAEIDGRALERLLKQVTDATFNMITVDGDTSTNDMLVAMASGAAGNEQLDEQHPDWNAFAAAFQHVCEHLAKSIARDGEGATKLIEVRVTGATSEDDARAIAKTVVGSSLVKSAVFGADANWGRVIAAVGYSGIKVNPETVDIDLGAIAVLRQSTPVLFDEDAALVYLKGDTVVFTIDLHMGDGEATAWGCDLTYDYVRINAAYRT; the protein is encoded by the coding sequence ATGAAACAAGTAAATCATACTGTGCAATCTAAAAATTTGACTGAGCCAGCGCCAATTAATCATTCTGCTTCGAGTTCAGGAACATTGCTATATCGCGTTATAGAAGGCTCTGTTACGACGCCACAAGGCTTTCAAGCCGGTGGCTTGCATTGTGGTTTGAAAAAAGCGACACGCAACGACATCGGTGCGATCGTGTGTGACGTGCCCGCAGTTGCGGCGGCTGTATATACGACAAATTCTTTTCAGGCTGCGCCGCTTGACGTAACACGCGCAAGCTTAGCTGAAGAAGGGCTGTTGCGTGCCGTCATTGTGAACAGTGGTAACGCTAATGCCTGTACGGGCAAGCAAGGCGAGGCAGATGCTTATCGCATGCGGAGCGCATTCGCGGAGCAGTTGGGCGTGCCTGCTCATCATGTTGCTGTTGCGTCAACAGGCGTAATCGGGCAGCTATTGAAAATGGACTGCGTCGAGCAAGGGATTGCTGAGCTGCCAGGAAATTTGCAGTCTGGGGCTAATGGGGCGGAGCAGTTTTCGCAAGCGATCTTGACGACAGATCTCGTCAAGAAGGAAGTGTGTACCGTAGTGCGTGTAAACGGGCTGGACGTACACATTGGTGGATCAGCGAAAGGTTCAGGCATGATTCATCCTAATATGGCGACGATGCTGGGCTTTGTAACAACGGACGCTGAGATCGATGGTCGGGCATTGGAGCGGTTGTTGAAGCAAGTTACGGACGCCACTTTTAATATGATCACCGTTGATGGCGATACGAGCACGAACGATATGCTAGTCGCCATGGCGAGCGGGGCTGCTGGCAATGAACAGCTAGATGAGCAGCATCCGGATTGGAACGCATTTGCAGCAGCATTTCAACATGTGTGCGAGCATTTGGCGAAATCCATCGCACGTGATGGTGAAGGCGCGACGAAGTTGATCGAGGTGCGCGTCACAGGTGCAACGTCAGAGGACGATGCCCGAGCAATAGCGAAGACTGTTGTCGGCTCAAGTCTGGTGAAATCGGCTGTGTTCGGTGCTGACGCGAACTGGGGACGTGTTATTGCTGCAGTTGGTTATTCGGGGATCAAAGTGAATCCTGAGACCGTAGATATCGACTTAGGTGCGATTGCAGTGCTGCGTCAATCTACGCCTGTTCTTTTTGATGAAGATGCAGCGCTTGTTTATTTAAAAGGCGATACGGTTGTATTTACGATCGATTTGCATATGGGTGATGGTGAAGCGACAGCGTGGGGTTGCGATCTAACTTATGATTACGTGCGTATTAATGCAGCTTACAGAACGTAA
- the argB gene encoding acetylglutamate kinase: MFEKLVPSRRFVMKCGGSTLAALPESFYTQLGELQAAGTMPVIVHGGGPAISNTLSKLGIETEFVGGLRRTSEEVLDVVEMVLAGTINKQIVRRLTAVGASAIGLSGTDGSLIQATPVANAAALGFVGDVSRIDASLIEGIIGLGYLPVIAPVGIDAVGQRYNINADTAAGAVAAYLGVEQLIVITDVPGIMKVIDGEKVVLPVVTTTEIELMIAQGDIFGGMIPKVRAAMQSMDGGVKEVVIADGSEPGVLRRIMAGEQLGTRIVSAVSENTVLVN, from the coding sequence ATGTTCGAAAAGTTAGTACCCTCGCGCCGCTTCGTAATGAAATGTGGCGGCAGTACGCTTGCAGCTTTGCCTGAATCTTTTTACACACAGTTGGGTGAACTGCAAGCGGCTGGAACGATGCCCGTCATCGTGCATGGTGGAGGTCCTGCTATTTCCAACACGTTAAGCAAGCTTGGTATTGAGACGGAGTTTGTAGGCGGGTTGCGTCGGACGAGTGAGGAAGTGCTGGACGTCGTTGAAATGGTGCTGGCAGGCACGATCAACAAACAAATCGTACGGCGCTTAACAGCTGTAGGTGCTTCGGCCATTGGTTTGTCAGGCACAGACGGTAGTCTCATTCAAGCAACACCAGTCGCGAATGCGGCAGCTTTAGGATTTGTAGGTGATGTATCGCGAATAGACGCTAGTCTTATCGAGGGTATCATCGGACTCGGCTATTTGCCGGTCATTGCTCCAGTGGGGATCGATGCTGTAGGGCAGCGTTACAACATAAACGCGGATACGGCAGCGGGTGCTGTAGCGGCTTATCTCGGTGTTGAACAGTTAATTGTGATTACTGATGTGCCAGGCATTATGAAAGTAATCGATGGGGAAAAGGTCGTGTTGCCTGTTGTAACGACGACTGAAATTGAGCTGATGATTGCCCAAGGCGATATTTTCGGAGGCATGATTCCTAAAGTGCGTGCTGCTATGCAGAGCATGGATGGTGGCGTAAAGGAAGTCGTTATTGCGGACGGATCTGAACCAGGTGTATTGCGGCGGATTATGGCTGGCGAGCAGTTGGGGACACGTATTGTGAGTGCTGTCAGTGAGAACACAGTGTTGGTGAACTAA
- a CDS encoding acetylornithine transaminase — MTHSTAESALFQTYSRYPIAMVKGQGSRLWDDQGNEYLDFMCGLAVTNLGHAPERVKLRVQEQLDTLWHVSNLYHIPQQEQAAQLLTQHTCADAVFFCNSGAEANEAAIKLARRYHAKVANTGRYEIVTFHQSFHGRTLATLTATGQDKVKDGFSPLPEGFRYATFNDIDDLRGAINERTAAIMLEIVQAEGGVHPIEPEFAQAVAALCKEQGLLLIIDEVQTGMGRTGKLFAHEHYGLTPDIFTVAKGLGSGFPVGAMLAQGYLKEAFGPGSHATTFGGTPLAMSAVLGTIETMLEQNVVERAASASAYLLKQLEEKLSHFPIVRGIRGLGLIVGIECSEPIADLISAAQQAKLLVVPAGPNVIRLLPNLLVSEQETDEAVAILVEVLTKHCAALSKT, encoded by the coding sequence ATGACTCATTCAACAGCAGAAAGTGCACTATTTCAAACGTATTCCCGTTATCCAATAGCGATGGTAAAAGGCCAAGGCAGTCGCTTATGGGATGACCAAGGCAATGAGTATTTGGACTTTATGTGCGGATTGGCCGTGACTAACTTAGGCCACGCTCCAGAACGCGTGAAGCTGCGTGTGCAAGAGCAACTGGACACGTTATGGCATGTGTCCAATCTGTATCATATTCCGCAGCAAGAGCAAGCTGCGCAGTTATTGACTCAACATACGTGTGCAGATGCCGTATTTTTCTGCAACAGTGGCGCGGAAGCGAATGAAGCGGCTATTAAGCTGGCGCGTCGCTATCACGCAAAAGTGGCCAATACGGGACGATACGAAATTGTTACGTTCCATCAATCGTTCCACGGTCGTACGTTGGCAACGTTGACCGCGACGGGGCAAGACAAGGTGAAAGATGGATTTTCACCATTGCCGGAAGGCTTCCGCTACGCAACATTCAACGATATTGATGATCTGCGTGGTGCCATTAATGAACGTACGGCAGCGATCATGTTAGAAATCGTGCAGGCTGAAGGTGGCGTTCATCCGATCGAGCCGGAGTTCGCACAAGCAGTCGCTGCGCTATGTAAGGAGCAAGGTTTGCTGCTTATCATAGATGAAGTGCAGACGGGCATGGGACGCACGGGCAAGTTGTTTGCCCATGAGCACTATGGGCTGACGCCAGATATTTTCACAGTCGCTAAGGGACTTGGAAGTGGCTTCCCAGTAGGCGCCATGCTCGCACAAGGCTACTTAAAAGAAGCTTTTGGCCCTGGTAGCCACGCAACTACATTTGGTGGTACACCACTGGCGATGTCGGCTGTGCTCGGTACGATAGAAACGATGCTGGAGCAAAATGTTGTTGAACGTGCAGCTTCAGCAAGTGCGTACTTGCTCAAGCAGTTGGAGGAGAAATTATCTCATTTTCCGATCGTGCGTGGGATTCGTGGTCTCGGTCTGATTGTCGGTATTGAATGTTCAGAGCCGATCGCGGATCTGATTAGTGCCGCACAGCAAGCGAAGCTGCTGGTCGTTCCGGCTGGCCCTAACGTTATTCGACTATTGCCTAACTTGCTCGTGAGCGAGCAGGAAACGGACGAAGCTGTGGCGATTTTAGTGGAAGTGCTGACGAAACATTGTGCCGCATTATCAAAGACATAA
- the argF gene encoding ornithine carbamoyltransferase, with protein MTPASTPLATHFRGRDFVALADYTAEELQYLIDYAIHIKQKQKEGVPFQPLKGKALGMIFEKSSTRTRVSFEVGMFQLGGHALFLSKNDLQLGRGETVWDTAQTMSRYLDGIMIRTFAHRTVIDLARGATIPVINGLSDHNHPCQALADYQTIFEHKGALQGLKLAYIGDGNNVAHSLMMGGSKLGVHVAVATPAGYEPDADIVKQSMEQASKSGSQLLLTQDPKEAIADADVIYTDVWASMGQEEEQVERERAFSGFQVNEALVKYAQSDYVFMHCLPAYRGKEVSADIMDGKHSIVFDQAENRLHAQKAIMAAVMG; from the coding sequence ATGACTCCAGCCAGTACACCATTAGCAACTCATTTTCGCGGACGTGATTTTGTTGCGTTAGCTGACTATACAGCAGAAGAACTGCAATATTTAATCGATTATGCGATTCACATCAAGCAGAAGCAAAAAGAAGGTGTGCCGTTTCAGCCGTTGAAAGGGAAGGCGCTGGGGATGATTTTTGAAAAATCGTCCACGCGGACACGTGTTTCCTTTGAAGTCGGTATGTTTCAGTTGGGTGGCCATGCGCTGTTTTTAAGCAAAAATGATTTGCAACTCGGTCGCGGCGAAACCGTGTGGGACACGGCGCAAACGATGTCTCGTTATTTGGACGGCATTATGATTCGTACATTTGCACACCGGACAGTCATTGATTTAGCTCGTGGCGCGACGATTCCGGTTATTAACGGGTTGTCTGATCATAATCATCCATGCCAAGCGCTAGCTGATTATCAGACGATTTTCGAACATAAAGGCGCGCTTCAAGGTTTGAAGCTGGCTTACATCGGTGACGGTAACAATGTCGCGCACTCGTTAATGATGGGTGGCAGTAAGCTCGGCGTACATGTTGCAGTAGCAACGCCAGCAGGCTATGAGCCTGACGCTGACATTGTGAAGCAATCCATGGAGCAGGCGTCCAAATCGGGAAGTCAACTGTTGTTAACGCAGGACCCGAAAGAAGCAATCGCCGATGCAGACGTCATCTACACGGACGTATGGGCAAGCATGGGTCAAGAGGAAGAACAGGTGGAGCGTGAGCGAGCATTCTCCGGATTTCAAGTGAACGAAGCGTTAGTCAAATACGCGCAATCCGATTATGTATTTATGCACTGCTTACCAGCGTATCGCGGTAAAGAGGTGAGTGCGGACATTATGGACGGTAAGCATTCTATCGTATTTGATCAAGCAGAGAATCGTCTGCACGCGCAAAAAGCAATCATGGCAGCTGTAATGGGCTAA